A region from the Thalassophryne amazonica chromosome 2, fThaAma1.1, whole genome shotgun sequence genome encodes:
- the loxl1 gene encoding lysyl oxidase homolog 1, whose translation MMSIVVVCLVFILLGLGQAQISTQFQEQSQSRGQGQENSATPWRQVIQWENNGRMFSLLNTGAEYVPARAAAQDRGPRVVVADANPRSPRRPQGGNVRRQAPPRGSSETVRGQARHPFGFGQVPDNWRQTTGNAGGGSFQASSGSRFRPSAGSSSSASSSFSSSSYNVPSYPQYPFPQQAPYPVMPYDPSLTEVPVRSYEPPFQPVVPGGAYGGGSYGAGRGYTGLGGMVSVVPDSPSEYTDDGYRYYQSFSYGPNPVAPARAAQPPFSDGLDHRYTHSLYNEEPAPAVSVPDTNQASPIVVDRTGPLGQPLIRSPQYEQFPPFGRPQPPFLQPIPSSRNSPNSALENPSVNVGSVYRPQQRGLPDLIPDPNYVQAATYIQRAHMYSLRCAAEEKCLSSSAYSPETTEYDVRVLLRFPQRVKNKGTADFMPNRARHTWEWHSCHQ comes from the exons aTGATGTCCATTGTTGTGGTGTGTTTGGTATTCATCCTGCTGGGTTTGGGACAGGCTCAGATTAGCACACAGTTCCAGGAACAGAGCCAGAGTCGGGGCCAAGGCCAGGAGAATTCAGCCACCCCATGGAGGCAGGTGATTCAGTGGGAGAACAATGGCCGAATGTTTAGCCTGCTTAACACTGGAGCTGAGTACGTCCCTGCCAGGGCAGCAGCCCAGGATAGAGGTCCCAGGGTGGTTGTGGCAGATGCTAATCCACGCTCACCACGCAGACCTCAAGGAGGCAATGTCCGCCGACAAGCTCCGCCAAGAGGATCCTCTGAGACTGTTCGTGGGCAGGCCAGGCATCCTTTCGGCTTTGGCCAGGTGCCTGATAACTGGAGACAGACAACAGGAAATGCAGGGGGTGGCAGTTTCCAGGCATCCTCTGGCTCTCGATTCAGGCCGTCTGCAGGCTCATcttcatcagcatcatcatctttTTCTTCATCCTCCTATAATGTACCATCCTACCCTCAGTACCCATTTCCACAACAGGCCCCATATCCAGTTATGCCTTATGACCCAAGTCTGACAGAGGTACCTGTGAGGAGCTATGAGCCTCCCTTTCAGCCTGTCGTCCCAGGAGGAGCATATGGTGGTGGATCATATGGAGCCGGACGGGGTTATACTGGATTAGGTGGTATGGTCTCTGTGGTCCCCGACTCTCCTTCGGAATATACTGATGATGGCTATCGGTACTACCAATCTTTCAGCTATGGGCCTAATCCCGTGGCACCTGCTCGAGCTGCCCAGCCACCCTTTTCAGATGGTCTGGACCATAGATACACCCACAGTCTCTATAATGAGGAACCCGCTCCTGCTGTCTCTGTTCCCGACACCAACCAGGCAAGCCCCATTGTAGTGGACAGAACGGGACCACTTGGTCAACCCCTGATCAGAAGCCCTCAGTATGAGCAGTTTCCTCCATTTGGAAGACCCCAGCCGCCATTCCTACAGCCCATTCCTTCAAGCAGAAATTCTCCAAACTCTGCCCTTGAGAACCCCAGTGTCAATGTAGGAAGTGTGTACCGACCACAACAGAGAG GGTTACCTGATCTGATTCCGGATCCCAACTACGTCCAGGCTGCTACATACATCCAGAGAGCCCACATGTACTCACTCCGCTGTGCCGCTGAGGAAAAATGCTTGTCAAG CTCTGCCTACAGCCCCGAGACTACTGAATACGATGTGAGGGTCCTGCTTCGTTTCCCACAGAGGGTGAAGAACAAGGGAACAGCAGACTTTATGCCTAACAGGGCACGCCATACCTGGGAGTGGCATAGCTGTCATCAGTAA